In Hyla sarda isolate aHylSar1 chromosome 9, aHylSar1.hap1, whole genome shotgun sequence, the following proteins share a genomic window:
- the CCDC97 gene encoding coiled-coil domain-containing protein 97 yields the protein MDTNVDDGIKLAKALKVARCLGSREDPVSQDPAVVSGPLSDMFTEIAASQVPIRSQQIGEPEFSHEQKMSLLLDLYQTKPLVFLERFRKVLREEHLECFSHLSGDYTADFYFKEIRKASLKKVHRTRVRNKRYAALQQLITDGEYFSDEQMRARDPLMYEHYVGQYQSEEEIMSQNSRDMAQASSLSDVLLNSCQEQSLQMRLEAQRELEQNCEEEEEETDDSAEEESELQSEVDGEERALMREEFVSRMHQRFLDGKDRDFDYSEVDDNPDFDNLDIVNRDEEERYFDDDDDEGIDEMEEEDQRPNGETVDCNE from the exons ATGGACACCAATGTAGACGATGGCATAAAGCTAGCAAAGGCCCTGAAAGTGGCCAGATGTTTGGGTAGCCGAGAAGACCCCGTAAGTCAGGACCCGGCCGTTGTCAGTGGCCCTCTCTCGGATATGTTCACAGAGATTGCTGCAAGCCAAGTGCCCATCCGCAGCCAGCAAATAGGGGAGCCTGAGTTTAGCCATGAGCAGAAGATGTCACTGCTTCTGGACCTCTACCAGACCAAACCTCTTGTCTTTCTGGAGCGTTTCCGGAAGGTTCTTAGAGAAGAACATCTTGAATGCTTTAGCCACTTATCTGGGGACTACACCGCTGATTTCTACTTCAAGGAAATCCGCAAAGCCTCACTCAAAAAAGTTCATCGTACAAGAGTCCGAAATAAGAGATACGCTGCCCTCCAGCAACTGATCACAG ATGGGGAATATTTCAGTGATGAGCAGATGCGAGCTCGGGACCCCCTCATGTATGAGCACTATGTGGGACAGTACCAGAGCGAGGAGGAGATCATGTCACAGAACAGTCGGGACATGGCTCAGGCCAGTTCTCTATCAGATGTTCTCCTTAACTCCTGCCAGGAGCAGTCACTGCAGATGAGGCTGGAGGCTCAGCGGGAGCTGGAGCAGAActgtgaagaggaggaggaggagacggacGACAGCGCTGAGGAGG AGTCTGAGCTGCAATCTGAGGTGGACGGCGAGGAGCGGGCTCTGATGAGGGAGGAGTTCGTCAGCCGCATGCATCAGAGGTTTTTGGATGGAAAAGATCGAGATTTCGACTACAG cGAAGTAGACGATAACCCAGACTTTGACAATCTGGACATTGTCAATCGGGATGAAGAAGAGCGTTACTTTGATGACGATGATGACGAGGGTATAGATGAGATGGAAGAAGAGGATCAAAGGCCAAATGGAGAGACCGTAGACTGCAATGAGTGA